In Chloroflexota bacterium, the genomic stretch TTGATGGACGAACCGACCGCCAACCTTGACCCGCATAATATTGGGATCATCGAAGAGATTGCTGCTCGTCTCAATCGCGAGCAGGGCGTCACGCTCGTGCTGGTCACCCACAACATATTCCAGGCCAGGCGGCTGGCCGCGCGGGTGGGATTCATGCTCGATGGCAAGTTGATCGAAACCGCCGCTGCTGATAAGTTTTTTGAGTCCCCTGAGGATGCGCGTACGGCTGCATTCGTGAAGGGCGACATGGTGTATTGACACCGTGAAATGACCTGATGATTAGAAAAGACCTGAAAAAGTAAATTTCAATCCTTCTGAGCACCTTGCTGGCAATAAGGCACCCTGTTTTCAGCCTGCGCGCCGCAGACTGTT encodes the following:
- a CDS encoding ATP-binding cassette domain-containing protein; translation: QVGLSSLARQRARTLSGGEAQRVALARALVLRPEVLLMDEPTANLDPHNIGIIEEIAARLNREQGVTLVLVTHNIFQARRLAARVGFMLDGKLIETAAADKFFESPEDARTAAFVKGDMVY